The Deltaproteobacteria bacterium genome includes the window TGCGCCGTCGATCAGGCGGCGCAGGCCGTCCCGGACGATGCTGTGGTCGTCGGCCAGGAGGACGCGGATCACGCCGGCTCCCCTTTCGCGACGCGGAGCGGGAGCCGCAGGTCGATCCGGGCCCCTCCGCCCGGTCGGTTGCCGATCGACAGCGTTCCCCCGATCAACGACGCGCGCTCCCGCATCCCGACCACCCCGAGCCCCTTCGATTCGTCCAGCCGGTCCGTGTCGAACCCCTTCCCGTCGTCCTCCACCGAAAGCAGGAGGGCGCCCTCCTCCACGCGGAGCGCGACGTCGACCCGCGTCGCTCCGGAGTGGCGCGCCACGTTCGTCAACGCCTCCTGGGCGATCCGGTAGACGGCGGTCGCCGCCTTGTCCGCGATCCGGGGCACGCCGCGGGGACGATAGACGCATCGTATCCTCGAACGCTTCTCGAAGTCCCGTATATACCAGTCGAGCGCGTCGACCAGCCCGAGGTTGTCAAGCGCGCCCGGACGGAGACGGGTGGCGATCCCCCGGACCTCGTCGATCGCCTTGTCGATGATGCCGCACATCGCCTGGGCCTGCCGCGACGCCGCGGGATCCGCGTCCTTCAGGCGGTCCCGGAGCCACGCCGAGTCGAGGGCGAGCGCCGTCAGCACCTGGCCGAACTCGTCGTGGAGCTCGCGCGCCACGGCGGCGCGCTCCTTCTCCTGTCCCGCGATGATGCTGTCGGACAGCCGCCGCAGCTGGTCCTCCGCCCGCTTGATCCCGGAGATGTCGGTGGAGATCCCGCAAAGGGTCGCGACCTCCCCCGCCTCGTCGTAGATCGGGAAGCGCGTGGTGAGGTAGATGCGCGAATCGTCGCCCTGCGGGAACGTCTCCTCCGCCTGGACCGGTTTTCGGCCGTCGAAGACCTTCCGGTCGTTCTCGCGGAGCGCGCCGGCGAATTCGCGGGGGAAGACGTCGAAGTCGGTCCGGCCGCGCACCTCCGCGTTCCGGACCCCGAACAGCTCCGTGAACCGGGGGTTGACGTAGATGTACCGCCCCTCCCGGTCCTTGACGTACACGACGGCGGGCGTGTGCCGGAGGATGCTCGTGAACCGGCGGGTCCGCTCCTTCACCTGCCGCTCGAGCTCCCCCGAATGCCGCGTGAGCTTCTCCTGTGCCTCCCGCAACGCCTCCTCCGCGGCCCTCCTCCGGACGATGTCGTCGTTCGCCCGCCGGTAGAGGAACAGGACGGAGAGCCCGATCAGGAAACAGAGGGCCAGGATGATCGGGGCCGTGACCCGGAACAGCGGGGCGGAGATCCTCCGCGAGACGGACCGGAGGTCGCGGAGGTGGACCACGCTCCAGCCGGGATACGTCGATACGTCCAGCCGGGAGAACCGGTACTCCGCGCCGCTCCGGTCCCGCGCCGTCCCGTCGCCGAGGATCGAAAGTCCGCTCCACTCCCACGGCCCCGGCCCGAACTGCTGCGACCGCGACACCTCTTCAATGTCCTCCTGGGTGAGGCTGTGCAGGGATCGGTAAAGCCACTCCCGCCGGTTCGCGGCGAAGACGATCCCCTTGGGGTCCGCGAGGAGGACGATCCCCTCGCCCCCCTGGCGGAACTCCTCCTCGATCCGCTCCGTCGAGATCTTGATCACCGCGACGCCGATGGGAGGGTCGCCCGGTCCGTCGTACACCGGGTGGCTGAAGTACACGCCGCGGGCCTTCGACGTCACCCCCTGAGCCATGTAGGTGGACGGCGACCCGCGGATCGCCTGCCTCCAGTACGGACGGAAGGCGAAATTGTTCCCCACGAAGCTGTCGGGGGCGTCCCGGTTGCTGGACGCGACGGTCGTCCCGACGCGGTCCATGACGTAGCAGACGTCCGCCGCGAGGGCGTCCCGGAAATGGTCGAGCACGGCGTTCGCCCGCGCGACGGAAGGTCCGCGGGGACGGGACAGGACCTCCCCCATCTCCTTCAGGCCGGCCAATGCCCGCGCCGTCTTCAGGTTCTCCGCCAGGAAGGAGGAGACGCCGTTCCGGATCCGCTCGGCCTGGAGCGCGCTGTCCTTCTCGGCCTCCTTGGAGGCCGAATCCCCGAGGGAGCGGAGGTAGACGTATCCCGCGACGGAGACGGAGAGGAAGGAGAGGAACGACAGGACCACGAGGATGACGCGGAGCTTCACGCCGGCCATGGTAGCATTGACATTACGGGTTGACCATATTACGGTCTGGAGATGCGGCGCATGCGCATTTTCCTCGCCACCGGAACGATCCTGTCCCTCCTCCTCTCCGCCGGGTGCTCCGACAAACTCTCCCGCCAGACGGGACTCACCGACGCGGACCTGCTCGCGCGCGGACAGAAGAAGGCGGAGCAGAAGAAGCACAAGGACGCCGCGGAGGCGTTCCAGACGCTCATCGAGCGGTTCCCCACCTCGCCGCTGGCCTCGCGCGCGCAGTTCGCGCTCGCCGAAAGCCGCATGGCGAACCGGGAGGAGATCGAGGCGGAGGTGGCGTTCGACGATTTTCTCCGCCTCTACCCCGCGGACCCGAAGGTCCCGGACGCCCTCTTCCTCAAGGGGAAGCTTCTCTCGGGGCAGCTCCTGCCTCCCGGGCGGGACCAGGGGAAGACGCAGGAGGCGCTGAAAGCGTATTCGCAGTTCCTCGAAAAGGCGCCGGGATCCCCCCGCGCGGCGGAGGCCGGGAAAAGAATCGCGGAGCTCCGGAACCGCCTCGCCCTCCATGAGGGGGCGGTGATCGACCACTTCCTTTCGCGGAAACGGTTCGACAGCGCCGAGGCGCGGGCCCTCCGCGCGCTGGAGGCGTACCCCGACGTGCCGGCCACGCCGGACCTGATGCTTCTCCTTTCGCGCGCGCTCGACCGGCAGGGGAAGAAGGAGGAGGCGGCCAAGGTGCGCAGCACCCTGGCGGCGAAATACCCGGGGCGCGGGGGAGGAAAGCGTTGAGCCGCGAACTGGCGGCGCTGATCCGGATGGGGAAGAGCGCCTTCACCGAGGCGGACTGCCGGAGGGCGGAGCGCCACCTCCAGGAGGCGCTGTCCGGGGGGGCCGACTACCCCGACCTCCACTACACCCTGGGGCTCATCGAGCACCAGCGCGGGAACTACCGGCAGGCGGTCGAACGGTTCGGGAAGGCGATCGCCCTGAACCCCGACTACACCGAAGCCCTGCTGTCGCAGTCGATCACCCTGAACGACATGGGACGGTACGAGGAGGCGCGGGAGGCGTACGACCGCGCCGCCGGGATCCTGTCCCGGCACGGGACTCCTCCCGGGGAGAACCTGGTCCGCGGCCGGATCGCCAACCTCCACAAGGAGCTCGGGGAGCTGTACCTCGCCCTCGGCCGGCAGGAGGAGGCGATCTCGCACTTCCGGAACGCGCTCGCGGCCGCGCCGGAATACCCCGACATCCGCGTGCGGCTGGTCGCGGCGCTGCGGGAGGCGGGGCGGCCGGAGGAGGCGATGGCCGAGGTGGAGGCGTTTCTCGCGGGGGCGCCGGGAAACGCGGCGGCCCTGATCCAGAAGGGGGTGCTCCACTACCTCGCGGGAAACCGCGGACCGGCGCGCCGGTGCTGGGAGGAGGCGCTGTACCGGGACCCGCTCAACAAGATCGTGCAGGTGTACCTGAACGCGATCGACCGGGAGTCGCCTCCCGGCTGACCCGTCCGTTCCGCGCGGGGAATCCCTTTACCACTCCGACAGCGACTCGAACGCCTTCGGGAGCCCGTCGAGGACGGAGCCGCCCGCCTGCGCCATGTCCTTTCTCCCTCCCCCGCCGCCCCCGACGTGGGCCGCGGCCTTCTTCACGATGTCGGATGCGGAGAACTTCGCGGTCAGGTCGGACGTCACGCCGGCCACGAGGTGGCACCGGTCCCCCTCCCGGGTCCCCAGCAGGAGCAGGCCGCTCCCCAGCTTCCCCTTGACCGCGTCCGCAAGCTCGCGCAGCGAGGCCGGGTCCATCGGCTCCACCTCCGCGGCCACGCGGCGGACGCCGTCCCGAAGGACGGCGGACGCGAGGATCTCTCCCACCAGGTCGCGCGAGGAACGCCTTCGCGCATCCTGGAGCGACTTCTCCAGCGCCTTGATCTGCGCGGCGAGCTTCCGGACACGGTCCGGGACTTCCGCCCCCGCGACCTTCAGCTCCCGGGCGACGCCGTGGAGCGTCTCCGCCTCCTCCCGCATCAGTCGCCACGCGGGAAGGCCGGTGACCGCCTCGATCCGCCGGACCCCGGCGGCCAGCGCCCCCTCGGAGAGGACGCGGAACAGGCCGATCTCGGCCGTGTTGCGGACGTGGGTCCCGCCGCACAGTTCCCGGCTCACCCCCTGGACCGTCACCATCCGGACGATGTCCGCGTACTTCTCTCCGAAGAAGGCCATCGCTCCCGCGGCCACCGCTTCCTCGTACGGAAGATGTTCCCAGGAGACGGGGGCGGCGGAAAATACCGCCCGGTTCACTTCTTCCTCGACCGCGGCGAGCGCCTCGGGCGAGAGCCCCTCGTAGTGGGTGAAGTCGAACCGGAGCTTGTCGGGGCCAACGTACGACCCGGCCTGCCGGATGTGGGTCCCCAGCGTCTTTCGCAGCGCGGCCTGCAGCAGGTGCGTCGCGGTGTGGTTCCCCTCCGCGGAACGCCGCTTCGCCTCGTCGACGGCCAGGGACGCCTCCTGCCCTTCCCGGACCGTCCCTTCGACGACCCGCGCCCGGTGGACGATGAGCTCGGCGGAGGGGCGGCGGGTGTCGGTGACTTCCAGCGCGAAACCGTCGCCCGAGATCCTCCCCGTGTCCCCCGCCTGCCCGCCGGACTCCCCGTAGAAGGGGGTCGCGTCGGTCACGATGTCGACCTCCTCGCCGCGGTCGGCCGACGCCACGCGGACCCCCGCGAGGAAGATCGCGACGACGCGGCATTCCGCGATCCGCCGATCGTATCCGACGAAGGAGACGGAGGCCCCGGAGCGCGACAGCTCCGCCGCCACGGCGTCCGCCGCGCCGACCTCCCCGCCCTTCCAGGACGTCCGCGACTGCGCCCGCTGCTTCGCCATCTCGGACTCGAACCCGGCCGCGTCGAGCGCGACCCCCCGTTCCCGGCACAGGTCGGCGGTGAGGTCCACCGGGAACCCGTACGTGTCGTACAACCGGAACGCGGCGTCGCCGGGGAAGACCTTCGCGCCGCCGGACGCCATCCGGGAGAACTCCTCCTCGACCAGCCGCAGCCCCGCGTCGAGCGTCTCGAGGAACCGGCGCTCCTCCTGGAACGCCACCGTGTCGATGAACGAGGCGCTGGCGGCGAGCTCCGGGTACGCGGACGAGAACTCCCCCACCACCGTCCCCGCCACCTTGTGCAGGAACGGTCCGTCGAACCCCAGCTTCTTCCCGTGCCGCAGCGCTCGCCGCATGATCCGGCGCAGGACGTACCCCCGCCCCTCGTTGGACGGCATGATCCCGTCCGCGATCAGGAACGCGGTGGCCCGCGCGTGGTCGGCGACGACCCGCATGGCCGCGTCCAGGGCGGGCGACTTCCCCGGAGCCACGCCGCAGAGACGGGAGATCCCCGCGAGGATCGGCCGGAACAGGTCCGTGTCGTAGTTGCTCTTGACGCCCTGCACCACGCCCGCGAGCCGCTCCAGTCCCATCCCGGTGTCGATGCTCGGCCTGGGCAGCGGCGCCTTCGTTCCGCCCTCGTCCTGGTTGTACTGCATGAAGACGAGGTTCCAGATCTCGAGGAAACGGTCGCAGTCGCACCCCACGGCGCAGCCGGGTTTCCCGCAGCCGACCCCTTCCCCCTGGTCGTAGAGGATCTCGGAGCACGGGCCGCACGGCCCCGTGGGCCCCATCGCCCAGAAGTTGTCCTTCTCGTCGAACCGCACGATCCGGGAGGCCGGGATCCCCATCGTCTTGTGCCACAGGTCGTACGCCTCGTCGTCCTCCCGGAAGACCGACACGGTCATCCGCCCGCCGTCGAGACCGACCTCGCGGGTGAGGAAGTCCCACCCGTAGAAGATCGCGTCCTTCTTGAAGTAGTCCCCGAACGAGAAGTTCCCGAGCATCTCGAAGAGCGTGTGGTGCCGGGCCGTGTAGCCGACGTTCTCGAGGTCGTTGTGCTTCCCGCTTACGCGGAGGCACCGCTGGGAGGTCGCCGCCCGCTTCCAGTCGGCGGACGAAAGTCCCAGGAAATATTCCTTGAACTGGACCATACCCGAGTTGGTGAACAGGAGCGTGGGGTCGTTCGCGGGAACGAGCGAGGAGCTGGGGAGCACCTTGTGTCCGTTGCGCTCGAAATAGGCGAGGAAGGCGGAGCGAAGCTGCGCACCCGTCTTGGCCATTTAATCGTCTCCTTCGGAGTTTTCGACCCAACGCAGGCCGACGGCGCGCCTGCAGGCGTGCGGGGGGAACCCCCGCCCCGCCAGGAACCGGTACGCCTTCGCGGCCCCCTCTCGCCCCGGGGGGACGCCCCGGCGGAACTTCTTCCGCAGCGCGAGCGCCGCCGACTCGGCCACCGCCTCGTCGGTGGACACCTCCCGAAGCGTCTCCGCGACGAGCTCCCGCGGGAACCGCCGGGCCGCGAGCGCGCGGGCGATCTTCGCGGGGCCGTAACGGCGCCCCTCCTGGTAGCTCCGGGCCAGCTGCATGCAGAGGGCCGGGTCGTCGAGCAGGCGAAGGTCGCGCAGCCGTTCGAGCACCGGGGGAACATCGGCCTCGGCGCACCCCTTGCCGAGGAGGCGCATCGCCACCTCCCCGGAGCTCAGGGGGCGCCGCGCGAGCATGCCGATGGCGAGCTCCAGGGGGTTCCCCGGGACCGACGCCCGCTGTTCCTTACGGCTCCTTCGGGGGACCGGCCTTGTCAAAGTCGTCCCAGGTCAGGTCCGATGTGGACGAGACGCCGCGGACCCGGAGGGCGAAGTCGTCCGCGTTGGTGGCCTGGCGCAGCGCCTCGTCGAGCGTGATGAGGTTCTCCTTGAGGAGCACCATGAGGGACTGGTCGAAGGTCTGCATCCCGTAGCTGACGAACCCCTGCTGGATCGCTTCGCGGATCTTCCGGGTCTTGTCCTTGTCCTCTACGTATTCCCGGACGCGGGCGGTGTTCAGCAGGACCTCCGCGGCGGGAACGCGCCCGGCCCCGTCCGCTCGCGGAACCAGCCGCTGCGACACGACGGCCTTCAGGACCGAGGCGAGCTGCAGCCGGATCTGCTTCTGCTGGAACGGAGGGAACGCGGCGACGATCCGGTTGATCGTCTCTCCCGCGTCCAGCGTGTGCAGCGTCGAAAGGACCAGGTGCCCGGTCTCCGCCGCCGTGATGGCGGTCTCGATCGTCTCCAGGTCCCGCATCTCGCCGACCAGGATCACGTCGGGGTCCTGCCGGAGGGCGCTTTTCAGCGCGTCGGCGAACGACGAGGTGTCGACCCCCAGCTCCCGCTGGTTGATGATGCTCTTGTTGTCGCGGAGAAGGAACTCGATCGGGTCCTCGATGGTCATGATGTGGCAGCTGCGCCGCGTGTTGATGAACTGGACCATCGCCGCGAGCGTGGTGGACTTGCCGCACCCGGTGGTCCCCGCGCAGAGGACGAGCCCCCGTTCCTCCAGGGCGATCTCCTCGAGCACCTTCGGGAGGTGCAGGTCCTCGAAGGTCCGCACCCCGACCGGGACCAGGCGCAGCACGAGGCCGATGGTCCCCCGCTGCTGGAAGACGTTCACCCGGAACCGCCCCAGCCCCTGGACGCTGTAGGCGCAGTCGAGCTCGTGGTGCCGCTCGAACCGGCTTTTCTGGTCCTCCCGGAAGATGACGGCGGTCATCGCCGTCAGGTCCTCCTGCCGCAGCGGCTCGGGGACCTTGAGCGGGACCAGCTTGCCGTTGATCCGGAAGATGGGGGGAAGCCCCACCTTGAGGTGCACGTCCGAGGCGCCGTGCTTGGCCGCGGCCCGGAGGATTTCGTTCAGCTCCAAGGCGTCACGCTCCTTCCGTCACGGGTTTCCCGGACTCCCCGATTCCCCGCTTCGCGAGGATCCTTCTCCCCAGGTCGCCGGCCATCTCCGGGTGCTCCTTGAGGAAGATCCGCGCGTTCTCCCTCCCCTGCCCGATCCGCTCCCCGCCGACAGAGTACCACGCGCCGCTTTTCTCCACGATATCGAGCTCCACCCCCAGGTCGAGGATGTCCCCCTCGCGGGAGATCCCCTCCCCGTAGAGGATGTCGAACTCCGCCTCGCGGAACGGCGGGGCGAGCTTGTTCTTCACCACCTTGACCCGCGTCCGCCCCCCGATGACGTCGTCGTCCTTCTTGATCTGGGAGATCCGGCGGATGTCCATCCGCACGGAGGCGTAGAACTTCAGGGCGTTCCCGCCGGTGGTCGTCTCGGGATTCCCGAACATCACCCCGATCTTCTGGCGGATCTGGTTGATGAAGATCACCGACGTCTGGGACTTGCTGATCGTCCCTGTGAGTTTGCGGAGCGCCTGGGACATCAGCCGCGCCTGCAGCCCCATGTGGGCGTCCCCCATCTCCCCCTCGATCTCCGCCTTGGGGACCAGCGCCGCCACGGAGTCGACCACCAGCACGTCGAGCGCCCCGCTGCGGACGAGCATCTCCGCGATCTCCAGCGCCTGCTCCCCCGTGTCCGGCTGCGAGATGAGGAGGTCCTCCGTGGAGATCCCGAGCTTCCTCGCGTACGCCAGGTCGAGCGCGTGCTCCGCGTCGACGAATCCCGCGATTCCTCCCTGCTTCTGCGCCTCGGCGATGATGTGGAGCGCCAGCGTGGTCTTCCCCGACGACTCCGGGCCGAAGATCTCGGTGACCCGTCCGCGGGGGATCCCTCCGATCCCCAGCGCCGCGTCCAGCGAGATCGCTCCGGTGGAGATGACCGCGACGTCCCGGGCGGGGAGATCCGATCCCAGCCGCATGATGGCGCCCTTGCCGTAATTCTTCTCGATCGCCGCGACGGCCATGTCGAGGGCCTTGCGGCGGTTCGCGTCCTGGCTCATGTACGGTTTCTCCTGTTCTTTTTACTTAGTGGCTCCCCCGGAGGGGAAATTCGCGGACGACGGCGTATGAAGCGCCCGCCGGGGAGAGGCGGCTTTCGAACAGCCGGAACGAGGTCACGGGCACGACGCCGAACCCTCGTCCGGCGAACGCCCGGACGAACCGTTCGCCCCACGCGGGAGGTAGCGCTCCGCGGGCGCGCCCGACCGTGATGTGCGGGTGGAACGGACGATCCTCCCGGGGGAACCCGGCCCCCGAAAGCGCGTTCTCCATATTCTGTTGCAACTCCCCGACCAATTCAAGCGGTTCACGGAAACCGGCCCAGAACACGCGGGGATTCCTCGTCCCCGGAAACGCCCCTCCCCCTTCGGCGACCAGCGAAAACGGGGGGACCGCGCCGGCGACGAAGGCAAGCGGGCCCTCCAGGGCGGGAATCGCCGCGGGCGCCCGTTCGCCCAGGAATTTCAGCGTTACGTGCAGATTCTCCCTGGGCACCCAGGACACCGGGGCGTGGCCCCCGCGCAACCCGTCCACCGCGTCGCCCACCGCATCCCGCACCCCGGCGGGCAGCCCGATCCCGACGAACAGCCTCACCCCGCGCCCTCCAGTGCGCGGGCGACCGCGGCCAGCGCCGCCCGTACGGTCGCCCGGCGGACCTCGGCCCGGTCCCCAGGGAACCGGTGCCGGTGCGAAAAGCGGCCCCCCCCGCGGGAGGCCACCGCGATCCACACCGTGCCGACCGGCTTGGCGCGGGTGCCGCCGCCGGGACCCGCCACCCCGGTCACGGCGACGGCGATGTCCGACCCGAACCGCCGGAGCGCTCCTTCCGCCATCGCCAGCGCCGTCTCGCGGCTGACCGCCCCCTTCGCGAGGAGCGTTTTCGCGGGAACTCCCAGCAGGGAGGTCTTCGAGCCGTCGTGATACGCGACGATCCCCCCGAGGAAATATTCCGATGCGCCGGGAATCCCGGTGATCGCCCCCGCGAGGAGACCCCCCGTGCACGACTCGGCGACCGCCACGCTCCTCCCCGATGCGAGGAGCATCCCGCCGATCCGTGCCGCCAGGCGAGGTGCCGCCAGGCGAGGCGTCACCCGGCCAGCCACAGGATCCCCCGGTACGCGGCCGCCGCGTACACCCCGGCGGCCAGGTCGTCCGCCACGACGTACGCCGGCCCCTCCCTCGCGTCGAACCACGCCGCCGGACCGAACTTGAACACGTCGAAGGCCCGGAACAGCAGGAAGAGCAGCAGCGCGTGACGCCACTCCCACGGGATCCCGGTGGCGGCGAGAAGCATTCCCGCGATCTCGTCGATCACCACCGAAGGCGGGTCCGGCCGCCCCGCGACCGCGATCTCCTCCCGAGCGGCGGGAATCGACACCAGGAGAACGGCGGCGAGCAGGAGGAAGTGCGCCGCACCCCACCCTCCGGTCCAGTACCAGAGTGGGAGGCAGACGAGAGTCCCGGCGGTCCCCGGCGCGACCGGGGAATACCCGGCACCGAAGCCGGTGGCGGTCGCGCGCAATCCCCGGCGCACCCACCGGTTTGCCCGAAAACGATTGACTTGAGCGGCGCCCATGACGGATATTTACTACTGTATGCCAACGATACCGCGATTTCCATCGACCGAATGACCGATCCCCCCGGACCCGCCGACGACCTGTTCCTGCAACGCGTGACGCAGGCCGTGACGGAGCTGGCCAAGGGAATGAAAACGGTCAGCTTTTACCCCGACGCCCACCCGCTTCTGATCCAGGCGATGTCGAAAATCCTCCTGCTGTTCGAGGAGATACCGGTCCCGGAGTCGGGGCTGGAGATCGGGGTCACGAGAAACGCCCTGCTCCTCAACGACACTCCGCTCCCCGGGGGCGGCGTCGTGAAGACGCTCGCGGACATCAACCGCGAGCTGTACATCCGCAGGGCGGCCCGCATCATCTTCCTCCCCGGCATGAAGGCCGAGGAAGTCGTCGCGTTCCTCAAGGTGATCACGGCGGACGTCGACCAGGTGCTCGACGCCGGAGGCCTGGAGAAGGCGCTGATGAAGGCGAAGGTCTCCCACATCTGGGCGAACCGCGTCGACTACGACCAGTTGACCGAGCTTCTCAAGATGGAGGAGCTCGAGGATCTCGAGGAGATCCCCGAAGCGCTTCTGGGCGACGAGGAAGTGCTCGTCCCGGGGAAGGAGCAGGTTCCCCCGGAGCTCGTCACGATCGACACCATCCTCGCCCGGATCGAGAAGGAGACCGACCCCGCCGCCTACCGGGAGCTCATCCTCGAGTTCTCGAATTTCCTCGCGGCGGAACGCCCGGAGCGGAGGATCGAGTACGCCACCCGGGCGATCTCCCTGTTCGTCCGCCACTTCGAGCACCCTCCCGGGGGAAACGAGGAGATCTCAAGGCTCGCGCGGATGGGGATCAAGGAGCTCGCGACCGACGATCTGATCGCGCACTACATCGGCCTGCTCCGGAAGCGGGGAACCCGTGGGCGGCGGGAGACGGAGACCGTCCTCGTCGCGCTCGAGGAGCGCTCCGTCGGCCCCCTTCTCCAGACGCTGGCCGAGGAGGAGGATCTTCTCGCGCGAAAGGCGATCGTCGAGATCGTGACGCGGATCGGCCGCGTCGCCGTGCCCGCCATCCTCGAGAATCTCTCCGATTCCCGGTGGTACATGGTCCGGAACATGATCACGGTGCTGGGCAGCCTCGGCATGCCGGACCTGGCCCCCCACGTGGCGTCGACCCTTTCCCACCCCGACCTCCGCGTGAAGAAGGAGGCGATCAAGGCGCTCTCCAAGATCCCGCACCCCTCCGCCGTGACCTCCCTGTGCGAACTCTGCTTCTTCCCGGAGGAGACGGTGGCCCTGACCGCCACGGCCGCGCTCGCCTCGAAGAGGGAGTCGGAGGCGGTCGTGGCGCTCTTCCGCCGGGCGGCCATGAAGAAGTTCCTCTACCCCAACTACCGGCTCGCCCACGAGGCGATCGACTCCCTCCGTTCCATCGGCACCGGGGACGCGGTCACGGCGCTCGAGCAGATCCTTTCGCTCAACGCGATCTTCCGGACGGAAAAATTCCGGGCGATGAAATCCCACGCCCTGAGGAGCATCTCAAAGATCAAGGGGGAGCATTCCAGGGAGGCGGTCGAACGGGCGCTCCGGTCCCCCGACCGGCACCTGAGATCCGAGGCGGAACGGGCGTTGAAGCGGCTGGAGAGCTGAACGCCCCGGGGGGAGAGCCATGACGGACCGGAAGCAGCTGGAAAACGCGATCGCCGGGATCGTGCGCCTCCTCGGAGCCTCGCTCAAGAACCGCGGACTCTACCCCGCCACCCATCCGCTGGTCCGCACCCCCGTGGAGAAGTGCCTCGCGCAGCTGAAGCCCCTGTTCTCGGACCGGGCGGAGCTGGCGTTGACCGTATCCGACGGGACCCTCGTGCTCGAGGGCGTTCCGATCTTCCAGCTCACGTCGTCGCTCGAGCTCTTCATGGCGCGGCTCGCCGGAATCGGCATCCCGTCCGTCATCTTCGAGAGGGGAGTCTCCGTCGAGGACGTGGAATACTTCGTCCGGTTCCTTCACGAGACGAAGGAGCAGGGGCTCTCCGTCACCGCGATCATGGAGCGCCTCTCCCGCGCCGGGGTGACGCACATCCGGGTGACCGGCGCGGAGGAGGACAAGGACGATTTCTCCCTCGCCCGCGAGATCTACGGGAACGCGATCGACGTCGTCGTCCAGGCGCTGAAGGACGTGCGCAGCGGGAAGATACCGAACGGGGCCGAGTCCGACCGGGCGGTTCGCGACATGGACGGCATGCTCTCGCGGAACCGGGACGCGATGCTCGCCCTCACGCTGATCAAGAACTTCGACGAATACACCTACAACCACTCGGTCAACGTCTCGATCCTGTCGCTCGCCGTGGCCGAGAGCCTGAACCTGCCGGAGCCGGACCGGGTGAGCGTCGGCGTCGCGGGGCTGCTCCACGACGTGGGGAAGACCCAGCTGGCGCTCGATCTGATCCGGAAGCCCGGCACCCTGACCGTGGACGAGTTCGAGGAGATCAAGAAACACCCGGAGGAGGGGTTCGCCATCCTGGGGAAGATGACGAACATCCAGGATGGAACCCGCAGCATGGTGCGGGAACACCACATGCGGTACGACCGGACCGGCTACCCGAGGCCGGAGCCCGAGTACCGGTTGAACCCGCACTCCCAGGTGATCGCGGTGGCCGACTGCTTCGACGCCCTGACGACGATGCGTTCGTACCAGAAGGCCCGTACGCCGGTCCAGGCCCTCGAGGTCATGCGGAAGCTCGCGGGGAAATCGCTCGACCCGGACCTCGTGCACCTCATGGAGCAGTCCCTGGGATTGTACCCGGTCGGCACGATGGTGCGGCTCAGCACGATGGAAATCGGGATCGTGACCGGCAACGCCGCGGGGGGCGTCGGGGTTCCGAAGATCGCGATCCTCTACGACCGCGCCGGGAACCCGCTGCCCGCCCCGCAACCGGCGGATCTTTCGGACGGCGGCCCGGACGGGAAGGCCCGCCGGGTCATTCTCGGAACGGTCAACCCGCTCCTCCACCCGTCCTTGTCGCTCGAAGGGATCCTGGCCACGGCGATGGCATAGGAAAAACCGCTACGGGCGGGACGACGTCCAGTTTCCCAGCGCGCCCGCGACCGCGGCCCGGACCATCTCGTTTCCGTCCGCGGCCCGCGACAGGATCTTCTCCCAGCCGCCCGCCTCCGTGAGACGCGAGAACGCCGC containing:
- a CDS encoding HD-GYP domain-containing protein; its protein translation is MTDRKQLENAIAGIVRLLGASLKNRGLYPATHPLVRTPVEKCLAQLKPLFSDRAELALTVSDGTLVLEGVPIFQLTSSLELFMARLAGIGIPSVIFERGVSVEDVEYFVRFLHETKEQGLSVTAIMERLSRAGVTHIRVTGAEEDKDDFSLAREIYGNAIDVVVQALKDVRSGKIPNGAESDRAVRDMDGMLSRNRDAMLALTLIKNFDEYTYNHSVNVSILSLAVAESLNLPEPDRVSVGVAGLLHDVGKTQLALDLIRKPGTLTVDEFEEIKKHPEEGFAILGKMTNIQDGTRSMVREHHMRYDRTGYPRPEPEYRLNPHSQVIAVADCFDALTTMRSYQKARTPVQALEVMRKLAGKSLDPDLVHLMEQSLGLYPVGTMVRLSTMEIGIVTGNAAGGVGVPKIAILYDRAGNPLPAPQPADLSDGGPDGKARRVILGTVNPLLHPSLSLEGILATAMA